From Methanoculleus thermophilus, the proteins below share one genomic window:
- the aglJ gene encoding S-layer glycoprotein N-glycosyltransferase AglJ produces the protein MSIERDEVCIFIPTLNEAPTIGRLIQEFQERGFHHILVMDGNSIDGTPEIAQAAGAIVRKQTGKGKGNAIIEAIEIIDKPYVLMLDGDGTNSPEDAERMLEPLGRGFDHVIGDRLANPEEGAFTRLNHLGNHIINLMFRIAHGRDLRDILSGYRAFTLHSIRQMTLKETGFEIETEMAVEAVRHGQRIAVVPVRYYARSGTATKLNPLHDGIGILSTIYRLAKTNNPIFYFGIIGLLISLAGGVIGIYVVLEWLKNIEHLPLTILTVLLIVVGFQIFMFGVISDMLLGFHREIIRQIEELQNPPKPPR, from the coding sequence ATGAGCATCGAGCGCGACGAGGTGTGCATCTTCATCCCTACGCTGAATGAAGCCCCGACGATCGGCAGACTGATCCAGGAATTCCAGGAGCGCGGGTTTCACCACATCCTCGTCATGGATGGGAACAGCATCGACGGGACCCCGGAGATTGCACAGGCTGCAGGAGCAATTGTCCGGAAACAGACGGGGAAGGGAAAGGGCAACGCCATTATCGAGGCTATCGAGATCATCGATAAGCCTTACGTGCTCATGCTTGACGGAGATGGGACCAACTCGCCGGAAGACGCGGAGCGAATGCTCGAACCTCTCGGGCGGGGGTTCGATCACGTCATCGGCGACCGCCTTGCCAACCCGGAGGAAGGGGCGTTCACGAGGCTGAACCACCTCGGCAACCATATCATCAACTTGATGTTCAGGATAGCACACGGACGAGACCTTCGTGACATCCTCTCCGGCTACCGCGCTTTTACCCTTCATTCGATCCGGCAAATGACCTTAAAGGAGACCGGATTCGAGATCGAGACGGAGATGGCAGTCGAGGCGGTGAGACACGGGCAGCGAATAGCCGTCGTTCCTGTCCGATACTACGCACGATCCGGCACCGCCACCAAACTAAATCCCCTCCACGACGGTATCGGGATACTCTCGACCATATACCGGCTCGCGAAGACGAACAACCCGATCTTTTACTTCGGGATCATCGGTCTCCTCATATCGCTTGCAGGTGGTGTCATCGGGATCTATGTCGTCCTCGAATGGCTCAAGAATATCGAGCACCTGCCGCTCACCATCCTCACGGTCCTCCTGATCGTGGTCGGCTTTCAGATCTTCATGTTCGGGGTTATCAGCGACATGCTCCTTGGGTTTCACCGCGAGATCATCCGTCAGATCGAGGAGTTACAGAACCCCCCGAAGCCGCCCCGATAA
- a CDS encoding aldolase, with protein sequence MLDQEFERIGKRLFLEGLVGANFGNMSVRAEEGGFHITRTGAYLDTCEMPAFVPEKGDAPREASSEYRVHRAVYRETPHCAIVHAHPVHAVAASLDADIIRPADSEGGMLCPAIPVVTGSPGTNEIAENVAGALQAGHIVIVRGHGTFAAGRTLDEAYIYTSIAEYACRILFLSGRLRGVL encoded by the coding sequence ATGCTGGATCAGGAATTCGAACGAATAGGAAAAAGGCTCTTTTTGGAAGGGCTTGTCGGAGCGAATTTCGGGAACATGAGCGTCCGGGCGGAGGAAGGCGGCTTTCACATCACCCGGACCGGCGCCTACCTCGACACCTGCGAGATGCCGGCCTTTGTTCCGGAGAAAGGCGACGCCCCGCGTGAAGCCTCGAGCGAGTACCGGGTCCACCGGGCGGTCTACCGGGAGACGCCCCATTGCGCGATCGTCCATGCCCACCCTGTCCACGCCGTTGCCGCCTCGCTCGATGCCGATATCATCCGGCCGGCCGACAGCGAGGGGGGGATGCTCTGCCCGGCAATCCCGGTCGTCACCGGGAGCCCGGGGACCAACGAGATCGCAGAGAACGTCGCCGGGGCGCTTCAGGCCGGTCATATCGTCATTGTCCGGGGGCATGGGACGTTTGCCGCCGGAAGAACACTTGATGAGGCGTATATCTACACCTCGATAGCAGAGTATGCCTGTAGGATTCTCTTCTTATCGGGGCGGCTTCGGGGGGTTCTGTAA
- the thiC gene encoding phosphomethylpyrimidine synthase ThiC yields MGLIEDARHGIITEEMRAVAAAEGVTEDFVRRGVAEGHIVIPVSPYRKVKICGIGEGLRTKVNASIGTSSDIVDVDMEVEKARQAERAGADTLMELSTGGDFVEIRRRVIEATTLSVGSVPLYQAFIEAARKYGAVVHMEEDDLFRITEEQAKLGTNFMAIHTGINYETMKRLKNQGRHGGLVSRGGAFMTAWMLHNEKENPLYSEFDYLLEILKEHEVTLSFGNGMRAGAVHDATDRAQIQELLINAELADKAHAEGVQAIIEGPGHIPIDEIEANVILQKRVTNRKPFYMLGPLVTDIAPGYDDRVAAIGAALSSSYGADFICYVTPAEHLALPTPEEVYEGVISSRIAAHVGDMIKLKKRDADLEMGHARRELDWERQFAIAINPERARAIRNERMPADTDACTMCGDYCALKIVGRHFNF; encoded by the coding sequence ATGGGACTCATAGAGGATGCCCGACATGGCATCATCACTGAAGAGATGCGGGCTGTTGCGGCAGCAGAAGGTGTAACTGAGGATTTCGTCCGGCGCGGCGTGGCCGAGGGCCATATCGTCATCCCGGTCTCCCCCTATCGCAAGGTGAAGATCTGCGGTATCGGCGAAGGACTCCGGACGAAGGTCAACGCAAGCATCGGAACGTCTTCGGATATCGTGGACGTCGATATGGAGGTCGAGAAGGCCCGGCAGGCCGAGCGCGCCGGTGCCGATACGCTGATGGAACTCTCCACCGGCGGCGATTTCGTCGAGATCCGGCGCAGGGTCATCGAGGCGACCACCCTCTCGGTCGGGTCCGTCCCGCTCTACCAGGCGTTCATCGAGGCCGCCCGAAAATACGGGGCCGTCGTCCACATGGAGGAGGACGACCTCTTCCGGATCACGGAGGAGCAGGCGAAGCTCGGGACGAACTTCATGGCGATCCACACCGGGATCAACTACGAGACGATGAAGCGCTTAAAGAACCAGGGACGGCACGGCGGGCTCGTCTCCCGGGGCGGCGCCTTCATGACCGCGTGGATGCTCCACAACGAAAAAGAGAACCCGCTCTATTCTGAATTCGACTACCTGCTTGAGATCTTAAAAGAGCACGAGGTCACTCTCTCGTTCGGCAACGGGATGCGGGCGGGTGCGGTCCACGACGCGACCGACCGCGCTCAGATTCAGGAACTGCTCATCAATGCCGAACTCGCCGACAAAGCTCACGCAGAGGGTGTGCAGGCGATCATAGAGGGACCGGGGCATATCCCGATCGACGAGATCGAGGCGAACGTCATCCTGCAAAAGCGGGTCACAAACAGAAAGCCGTTCTACATGCTCGGGCCGCTCGTCACCGATATCGCACCGGGCTACGACGACCGGGTGGCCGCCATCGGGGCCGCGCTCTCCTCCTCTTACGGTGCCGATTTCATCTGCTATGTGACGCCGGCCGAACACCTGGCGCTCCCAACCCCCGAGGAGGTCTATGAGGGCGTCATCAGTTCAAGGATCGCCGCCCACGTCGGGGATATGATCAAACTCAAGAAGCGGGACGCCGATCTCGAGATGGGCCACGCACGCCGGGAACTTGACTGGGAACGGCAGTTTGCGATCGCGATCAACCCCGAGCGCGCCCGGGCAATCCGGAACGAACGGATGCCGGCCGACACCGATGCCTGCACAATGTGCGGCGATTACTGCGCGTTAAAGATTGTCGGGCGGCATTTTAACTTCTAA
- a CDS encoding Hsp20/alpha crystallin family protein, whose translation MSDTPEDIFQQLNELMKRLMEQGLKEQGDQNRPFAYGFKIVLHDASRQEAPTTEETEPVSAPAEPSSEGKIEPIAEMFTTDDDVTVAVDLPGVEKDEIHLSLINGTLTIIAGANQLTSVEVPAVDPDSMQSNYKHGVLEVKFSRGKTIRID comes from the coding sequence ATGAGTGACACCCCAGAAGACATCTTCCAGCAGCTCAACGAGCTGATGAAACGTCTCATGGAGCAGGGGCTCAAAGAGCAGGGAGATCAGAACAGGCCGTTTGCCTATGGATTCAAGATCGTCCTTCATGATGCCAGCAGACAGGAGGCCCCAACGACGGAGGAGACGGAACCCGTATCTGCGCCTGCAGAACCCTCATCGGAAGGAAAGATCGAGCCGATCGCAGAGATGTTTACAACCGACGATGATGTGACGGTGGCAGTCGATCTCCCGGGTGTCGAAAAAGATGAAATTCACCTGTCACTCATCAATGGGACATTGACGATCATCGCCGGCGCAAACCAGCTGACCTCGGTGGAGGTGCCGGCCGTGGATCCCGACTCCATGCAGTCAAACTACAAGCATGGTGTCCTGGAGGTCAAATTCTCACGGGGCAAAACAATCCGGATCGATTAA
- a CDS encoding universal stress protein, which translates to MFKLILVAIDGSEIGHRALEEALAVARSMKAALHAVHVVQTETYPTLMLNELEPPDLARQAVLDSLEREADEILAEAERQAAASGVRMTVHKRRGHPGAEITALAQELNADLTVIGSHGRGRIDRFILGSVSSYVVDHATSTVMVVRS; encoded by the coding sequence ATGTTCAAATTGATACTCGTCGCGATCGATGGGTCGGAGATCGGTCACAGAGCGCTCGAGGAAGCGCTGGCCGTTGCCCGCTCCATGAAAGCAGCCCTTCATGCCGTACATGTTGTCCAGACCGAAACCTACCCTACACTGATGCTCAACGAGCTCGAACCACCCGATTTAGCAAGGCAGGCAGTCCTCGACTCGCTCGAACGGGAGGCGGATGAGATTCTCGCCGAAGCGGAGCGGCAGGCAGCCGCATCCGGAGTCCGGATGACGGTTCACAAGCGCCGAGGACACCCGGGAGCGGAGATCACCGCTCTCGCGCAGGAGCTCAACGCCGACCTGACCGTGATTGGATCGCATGGCAGAGGTCGGATCGACCGATTCATCCTCGGGAGTGTCAGTTCCTACGTCGTCGATCATGCGACGTCAACGGTCATGGTCGTCAGGAGTTGA
- a CDS encoding endonuclease dU: MHVAKSGLRVLGIAESYSGRERSTLAGVVMRKDLLIDGVAFAPVTVGGSDATDAVIRVFTGLAREDINLIMISGSVIAWYNIIDPVAVQEATGLPVIITTYEESEGLEEDIRRHFPGDVERLAAYRRLGERIPVRLHSGYALFIRPYGLSFKDAARLCNDFTREGKVPEPIRVARLIARGLVRSSRSTPDDHDR, from the coding sequence ATGCACGTTGCCAAATCGGGGCTTAGGGTTCTCGGGATCGCTGAGAGTTACTCCGGGCGTGAGCGGTCCACCCTTGCCGGGGTCGTCATGCGAAAAGATCTCCTTATCGACGGGGTGGCCTTTGCACCGGTGACCGTCGGGGGATCGGACGCCACCGATGCGGTCATCCGGGTCTTTACCGGCCTTGCACGAGAGGATATCAACCTCATAATGATCAGCGGAAGCGTCATCGCCTGGTACAACATCATCGACCCCGTAGCGGTGCAGGAGGCGACGGGTCTCCCCGTCATCATCACTACCTACGAGGAGTCGGAAGGGCTCGAGGAAGACATTCGCCGGCACTTTCCGGGCGACGTTGAGAGGCTTGCAGCATACCGCCGGCTTGGCGAGCGTATCCCCGTCAGGCTGCACTCGGGATACGCTCTCTTCATCCGGCCTTACGGACTTTCCTTCAAGGATGCTGCAAGGCTCTGCAACGACTTCACGCGCGAAGGGAAGGTGCCCGAGCCGATCAGGGTTGCCCGGCTCATTGCCCGGGGTCTCGTCCGGTCGTCCCGGTCAACTCCTGACGACCATGACCGTTGA
- a CDS encoding archaellin/type IV pilin N-terminal domain-containing protein, which produces MLGADSTIFRFSTALRTASQPGKPSEAPVELTTESDRAISETHGTLLMVAITIILAILVLLMALAMLPSGSWMEPAEPPIIITEISHNSKETGKFTCASRIVLLNNGSTVYENDGLKAVIYRNGQKVCVVQTLNGHRLIPSHHYGVKTLGGEGCRTPYWNPGEELELDLSDNTIYPGVQVTVEILEKQTGEIISKHTVQA; this is translated from the coding sequence ATGTTGGGAGCGGATAGCACAATCTTTCGATTTTCAACGGCTTTACGAACGGCATCTCAGCCAGGGAAACCGTCCGAAGCGCCAGTAGAGCTGACCACGGAGAGTGATCGAGCCATCTCGGAGACGCACGGCACGCTCCTGATGGTTGCCATCACCATCATCCTCGCTATTCTTGTCCTGCTGATGGCGCTTGCGATGCTCCCGTCCGGGTCCTGGATGGAGCCTGCAGAGCCGCCGATCATTATTACCGAGATCTCTCATAACAGCAAGGAGACAGGAAAATTCACCTGCGCAAGCAGGATAGTGCTCCTCAATAACGGCAGCACGGTCTACGAAAACGACGGCTTAAAGGCAGTCATATATCGGAACGGCCAGAAAGTCTGCGTCGTCCAGACTTTAAACGGCCACCGGCTCATACCATCGCACCACTACGGGGTAAAGACGCTCGGGGGCGAGGGGTGCCGCACCCCCTACTGGAATCCAGGCGAGGAGCTGGAACTGGACCTCTCCGACAATACCATCTACCCGGGCGTACAGGTCACCGTCGAGATTTTGGAGAAGCAGACGGGGGAGATAATCTCGAAGCACACCGTGCAGGCATGA
- a CDS encoding CDC48 family AAA ATPase produces MANIDSVEVTIKEAAHEDAGRGIARLSIDTMKALNLVSGDVIEIEGRQKAATLVWPGFPQDTGRAILRIDGNTRRNVGAGIDDIVKIKKTEAGYAKKVTIQPTQPIRLVGGEQYLARLLRGRPVIEGQYIPVSILGNPLTFAVAKVVPKGIAIVTDSTEIELKETPYEPKEGQRETRAADVHYEDIGGLDRELQLVREMIELPLRHPELFERLGIEPPKGVLLYGPPGTGKTLIAKAVANEVDAHFITLSGPEIMSKYYGESEERLREVFEEAQENAPSIIFIDEIDSIAPKREEVKGEVERRVVAQLLALMDGLKTRGQVVVIAATNLPDMIDPALRRGGRFDREIEIGIPDTKGRQQIFQIHTRGMPLADDVNLEEYARSTHGFVGADIALLAKEAAMHALRRIIPQIKIEEEIPAEIIDQLRVTNEDFIEAHKHVEPSAMREVLVEIPDVKWEDVGGLDDVKRDLAEAVEWPLKYPEVFASLDTKPPRGILLFGPPGTGKTLLAKAVANESECNFISVKGPELLSKWVGESERGIRQVFRKARQAAPSIIFFDEIDALLPKRGAYIGSSHVTESVVSQILTELDGLEELNNVVVLGATNRPDMLDEALLRPGRLDRIIYVPPPDREGRKKIFEVYLRNKEILSNDVNIDELVDRTEGYVGADIEALVREAKISAMREFIAVMGKKPEEERRQAIGNVRITKKHFEDAFTRVKGSLDIDRLEENERSSWKILYNQEQRSALEEAVSAINRVRTRETGKIEEEVKDLVQALKDAVYARKKDFGEISRLTKELKTKIERPLPQTGMAF; encoded by the coding sequence ATGGCTAATATCGACTCTGTTGAGGTGACCATCAAAGAGGCGGCTCATGAAGACGCCGGTCGTGGGATTGCCCGACTGAGCATCGACACAATGAAGGCTCTCAATCTTGTCAGCGGGGACGTCATCGAGATCGAAGGTCGGCAGAAGGCAGCGACGCTCGTATGGCCTGGATTCCCCCAGGACACCGGCAGGGCAATTCTGCGTATCGATGGAAACACCCGGCGCAACGTCGGGGCGGGGATCGACGATATAGTCAAGATCAAGAAGACCGAGGCCGGATACGCGAAGAAAGTGACCATCCAGCCGACCCAGCCGATCCGGCTGGTCGGCGGCGAGCAGTACCTGGCAAGACTCCTTCGAGGCCGGCCGGTTATCGAGGGGCAATACATTCCGGTCAGCATCCTCGGCAACCCGCTTACGTTCGCGGTCGCCAAAGTCGTCCCGAAAGGCATCGCCATCGTCACCGACAGCACCGAGATCGAGCTGAAGGAGACCCCATACGAGCCCAAGGAGGGGCAGCGGGAGACGAGGGCGGCCGACGTCCACTACGAGGATATCGGGGGTCTCGACCGCGAACTGCAACTCGTCCGGGAGATGATCGAACTCCCCCTCCGGCACCCCGAGCTCTTTGAGCGCCTCGGCATCGAGCCTCCAAAGGGTGTCCTCCTCTACGGCCCGCCCGGTACAGGAAAGACGCTGATCGCAAAGGCAGTGGCAAACGAGGTGGACGCTCACTTCATCACGCTCTCGGGCCCCGAGATCATGAGCAAGTATTACGGCGAATCCGAGGAGCGTCTCCGCGAAGTCTTTGAGGAGGCGCAGGAGAACGCGCCCTCGATCATCTTCATCGACGAGATCGACTCGATCGCGCCCAAACGTGAAGAGGTGAAGGGCGAGGTCGAACGCCGGGTCGTCGCCCAGCTCCTCGCTCTCATGGACGGGTTGAAGACCCGTGGTCAGGTCGTGGTAATCGCCGCAACGAACCTTCCCGATATGATCGACCCTGCTCTGCGGCGCGGCGGCCGGTTCGACCGCGAGATCGAGATCGGCATCCCGGACACCAAAGGGAGGCAGCAGATCTTCCAGATTCACACACGGGGCATGCCGCTTGCCGACGATGTGAACCTTGAGGAGTACGCCCGCTCGACGCATGGGTTCGTCGGCGCAGATATCGCGCTGCTTGCAAAGGAGGCGGCGATGCACGCGCTGCGTCGGATCATCCCGCAGATCAAGATCGAGGAGGAGATCCCTGCCGAGATCATCGACCAGCTCCGTGTAACGAACGAGGACTTCATCGAAGCGCACAAGCATGTTGAGCCGAGCGCGATGAGGGAGGTGCTCGTGGAGATACCCGATGTCAAATGGGAAGACGTCGGAGGCCTTGATGACGTAAAAAGAGATCTTGCGGAAGCCGTCGAGTGGCCGCTCAAGTACCCGGAGGTATTTGCCTCCCTGGACACTAAGCCACCCCGCGGGATCCTGCTCTTCGGCCCCCCAGGAACGGGGAAAACCCTCCTGGCAAAGGCGGTCGCAAACGAGAGCGAATGCAATTTCATCTCTGTAAAAGGTCCGGAACTCCTTTCGAAATGGGTCGGGGAATCAGAACGCGGAATTCGTCAGGTGTTTAGGAAAGCGAGGCAAGCTGCACCGTCGATTATCTTTTTCGACGAAATAGATGCACTTCTGCCAAAGCGCGGAGCTTATATAGGATCATCACACGTAACTGAAAGTGTGGTAAGCCAGATCCTGACAGAGCTCGATGGCCTCGAGGAGCTCAACAATGTCGTGGTTCTCGGCGCTACCAACCGCCCTGACATGTTGGACGAGGCGCTGCTTCGCCCCGGCAGATTGGACCGGATCATCTACGTTCCTCCGCCGGATCGTGAGGGCAGAAAGAAGATCTTCGAGGTCTACCTCAGGAACAAAGAGATCCTCTCAAACGATGTCAACATCGATGAACTGGTTGACAGGACAGAAGGCTACGTTGGAGCCGACATCGAGGCACTGGTCCGTGAAGCAAAGATATCCGCAATGCGCGAGTTCATTGCTGTGATGGGCAAGAAGCCCGAGGAAGAACGGCGCCAGGCGATCGGCAATGTAAGGATCACGAAGAAACACTTCGAAGATGCCTTCACCCGCGTGAAAGGTTCGCTGGATATCGACCGGTTGGAAGAGAACGAACGCAGCTCCTGGAAGATCCTCTACAACCAGGAGCAGCGGTCGGCCCTTGAAGAGGCCGTCTCGGCCATCAACCGGGTCAGGACGCGGGAGACTGGAAAGATCGAGGAAGAAGTCAAGGATCTGGTGCAGGCCCTCAAAGACGCGGTCTACGCGAGAAAGAAAGACTTCGGTGAGATAAGCCGTCTCACAAAGGAACTGAAGACCAAGATAGAACGTCCGCTGCCCCAGACAGGCATGGCGTTCTGA
- a CDS encoding helix-turn-helix transcriptional regulator: protein MSDQEEEALKVIQSHRQGVLQSELWKLLDIDSRKCSRIVKRLLDAGLIERIEFRSDGIKTYLLRAKKQAIDPCLILAGGEILPCIGCDQECTPEDCALLFDWMYQLALEEYQGE, encoded by the coding sequence ATGTCCGACCAGGAGGAAGAAGCACTTAAGGTCATTCAGTCTCATCGCCAGGGGGTTCTCCAGAGCGAACTCTGGAAACTCCTTGACATCGACAGCAGAAAGTGCTCAAGAATCGTAAAGCGACTGCTGGATGCCGGGCTGATCGAGCGTATCGAGTTTCGTAGCGACGGCATCAAGACGTATCTATTGCGGGCGAAGAAACAGGCGATTGACCCCTGTCTCATCCTTGCAGGAGGAGAGATCCTCCCTTGTATCGGCTGCGATCAGGAGTGTACCCCGGAAGACTGCGCGCTCCTCTTCGACTGGATGTACCAGCTCGCTCTTGAAGAGTACCAGGGTGAGTGA
- a CDS encoding LSM domain-containing protein, which translates to MVNGIVLPVKKVFSLVDSKIVVEIKDDGRKLQGRLVAVDEHLNLHMDETTEYKGDQRGRILGTVVIRGNNILTIAPLL; encoded by the coding sequence ATGGTTAACGGCATTGTACTCCCCGTAAAAAAGGTTTTTTCTCTCGTAGACTCTAAAATAGTCGTTGAGATCAAGGACGACGGCAGAAAACTCCAGGGCCGGCTCGTGGCGGTTGACGAACACCTGAATCTGCATATGGACGAGACCACAGAGTATAAAGGCGACCAGAGGGGCCGCATACTGGGGACCGTCGTCATAAGAGGCAATAACATTTTGACTATTGCACCCCTGCTCTGA
- a CDS encoding 5-formyltetrahydrofolate cyclo-ligase, with translation MSQAKAALRAQAKEVRSHLSQNEITAYSSSIKQRLLGLLNGFETVMVYVSKAPEVETNDLILELNRRGVKVVVPIIERETHSLRLSYLPDPGVLVPSTFNVPEPIGHEIPARPEEVEAVIIPMLAFDAEGNRLGYGAGYYDRFLCRYPRPKKIGIAFSCQQMESIPADDYDVKMDFIVTEKGIIQCK, from the coding sequence ATGAGTCAGGCAAAGGCGGCCCTCCGCGCGCAGGCAAAGGAGGTCCGATCCCATCTCTCCCAAAACGAGATTACAGCGTACAGCAGCAGCATCAAACAACGGCTCCTTGGACTCCTGAACGGGTTTGAAACGGTTATGGTCTACGTCTCAAAAGCCCCGGAGGTCGAGACAAATGACCTCATCCTCGAGTTAAACCGCAGGGGCGTGAAGGTTGTCGTGCCTATCATCGAGCGGGAGACCCACAGCCTTCGCCTCTCGTATCTCCCGGACCCCGGGGTCCTCGTCCCGAGCACATTCAACGTTCCCGAACCGATCGGTCACGAGATTCCGGCCCGGCCCGAGGAGGTCGAAGCCGTCATCATACCGATGCTTGCCTTTGATGCCGAAGGGAACCGGCTTGGTTACGGCGCCGGGTATTACGACCGCTTCCTCTGCCGGTACCCACGCCCAAAAAAGATTGGGATTGCATTCTCCTGCCAGCAGATGGAGAGCATTCCTGCTGACGATTACGACGTGAAGATGGACTTCATTGTTACAGAAAAGGGTATCATCCAGTGCAAATAG
- the fbp gene encoding fructose-1,6-bisphosphate aldolase/phosphatase — protein MVKTTVSVIKADIGSFPGHSRTHPKILELAAQRLKEAEGKIIIDSHVTHCGDDLELIMTHTKGEDNEEIHKLAWDIFMECAGVAKEMKLYGAGQDLLGDAFSGNVKGMGPGVAEMEFEERGSDPVLIFMADKTEPGAWNYFLYKIFADPFSTSGLVIDPSMHQGFTFEVHDVIEKRRIRFNTPEESYSLLAYIGAPSRYVIKYVWKRDGTIAASTSTQRLNLMAGRYVGKDDPVMIVRAQSGFPSVGEVIDPFRTPILVAGWMRGSHHGPFMPVGVCDANCTQFDGPPRVICLGFQVSNGKLIGPADMFDDPAFDRVREQCCELSSMLRAHGPFEPHRLSLEEMEYTTLPGVEKQFKDRWEDLPE, from the coding sequence ATGGTTAAGACCACCGTGTCTGTAATTAAAGCAGATATAGGCAGTTTCCCAGGGCACTCCCGTACCCACCCAAAGATCCTTGAACTGGCCGCCCAGAGGCTCAAGGAAGCAGAGGGCAAGATCATCATCGACTCGCATGTTACCCACTGCGGTGATGATCTCGAGTTGATCATGACGCACACCAAGGGTGAGGACAATGAAGAGATCCACAAGTTGGCGTGGGATATCTTCATGGAGTGCGCCGGAGTTGCCAAAGAGATGAAACTCTACGGCGCCGGCCAGGACCTCCTTGGGGATGCTTTCAGCGGCAATGTTAAGGGGATGGGACCCGGCGTTGCCGAGATGGAGTTTGAGGAGCGGGGTTCCGATCCGGTTCTGATCTTCATGGCCGACAAGACCGAGCCCGGGGCGTGGAACTACTTCCTCTACAAGATCTTCGCCGATCCCTTCAGCACGTCCGGCCTCGTCATCGATCCTTCGATGCACCAAGGGTTCACCTTCGAGGTCCACGATGTCATCGAGAAGCGGAGGATCCGCTTTAACACGCCCGAAGAATCTTACAGCCTTCTTGCCTATATCGGAGCACCGAGCCGCTATGTGATCAAGTACGTCTGGAAGAGGGATGGCACAATCGCGGCCTCCACCAGCACCCAGCGACTGAATCTGATGGCCGGCCGCTACGTCGGCAAGGACGACCCGGTCATGATCGTCAGGGCACAGAGCGGGTTCCCGTCGGTCGGAGAGGTCATCGACCCCTTCAGGACACCCATCCTCGTTGCCGGCTGGATGCGCGGCTCGCACCATGGACCATTCATGCCGGTCGGCGTCTGCGATGCAAACTGCACGCAGTTCGACGGACCGCCCCGGGTCATCTGTCTCGGGTTCCAGGTCAGCAACGGGAAACTGATCGGGCCTGCAGATATGTTCGACGATCCGGCATTCGATCGCGTCCGCGAACAGTGCTGCGAACTCTCCAGTATGCTCAGGGCCCACGGACCGTTCGAACCTCACCGCCTCTCGCTCGAAGAGATGGAGTATACCACTCTCCCCGGCGTCGAGAAGCAGTTCAAGGACCGCTGGGAAGACCTCCCCGAGTAA